A genomic segment from Rickettsiella endosymbiont of Miltochrista miniata encodes:
- the pcnB gene encoding polynucleotide adenylyltransferase PcnB — translation MSHNALKVLYRLNQHKYSAYLVGGCLRDILLNQKPKDFDIATNASPENIKKLFRNCLLIGRRFRLAHIRFGREIIEVSTFRAQSKKKSFEHRKIATHGMLLRDNVYGTIEEDVWRRDFTMNALYYNIADFSLVDYCGGLADIQNKTVRIIGEPRIRYQEDPVRLLRAIRFAGKLGFQLDPATAEPIQELAPLLRHVPPARLFEEVLKLFHHGQALKTYQLLQQYHLLNELFPHVNQDSVDDTNDKLLELACENTDKRIKDGKTVSPAFLFAVFLWPTVQSKAQQLITQHTPTFIAYQHAVSYALSKQQKLITIPRRYSSAIREIWDLQHRLLQRRPFMLHRLMNHPRFRAAYDFLLLRAEIKEIDPDIANWWTGFLEADDETRKQLILTATQAPRGAKRPKKRGRTI, via the coding sequence CAATGCCAGTCCCGAAAACATCAAAAAGCTATTTCGCAATTGTTTATTGATTGGCAGACGCTTTCGTCTCGCACATATTCGCTTTGGCAGAGAAATCATTGAGGTTAGTACCTTTCGGGCGCAAAGCAAAAAAAAATCCTTTGAACATCGCAAAATTGCCACGCATGGTATGTTGTTACGCGATAATGTCTACGGAACCATTGAAGAAGACGTTTGGCGGCGAGATTTTACTATGAACGCCCTCTATTACAATATCGCCGATTTTTCTTTAGTCGACTATTGTGGCGGCTTGGCCGACATACAAAATAAAACGGTACGCATTATCGGCGAACCACGCATTCGTTACCAAGAAGATCCGGTTCGATTATTGCGTGCTATACGGTTTGCCGGAAAATTAGGTTTCCAATTAGATCCAGCTACTGCAGAACCAATACAAGAACTTGCCCCATTACTCCGTCATGTGCCACCTGCTCGTTTATTTGAAGAAGTACTTAAACTTTTTCATCATGGCCAAGCCTTAAAAACTTATCAACTACTACAGCAATATCATTTACTCAATGAATTATTTCCACACGTTAACCAAGACTCTGTAGATGATACAAACGACAAACTTCTAGAACTGGCCTGCGAAAACACTGATAAGCGTATCAAAGATGGAAAAACAGTTTCGCCAGCATTTTTGTTTGCAGTGTTTTTATGGCCTACTGTTCAAAGCAAAGCTCAACAACTCATTACTCAACACACACCGACATTTATTGCCTATCAACACGCGGTAAGTTATGCACTGAGCAAACAACAAAAGCTCATTACCATCCCGCGTCGTTATAGTTCCGCCATTCGTGAAATATGGGATTTACAACATCGATTGTTGCAACGACGTCCTTTTATGCTACATCGTTTAATGAATCATCCACGCTTTCGTGCTGCTTATGATTTTTTATTATTACGCGCCGAAATCAAAGAGATTGATCCAGATATTGCAAATTGGTGGACTGGATTTTTAGAAGCCGATGATGAAACCAGAAAACAATTAATCCTAACCGCAACACAAGCGCCGCGAGGAGCCAAACGTCCTAAAAAACGAGGAAGAACAATATGA